ACAGCATCCGTAAGGGCCACGCAGTCAATATACATCTCTTTGAGCAACAGAGATAACCTGAAGTGggcatctttttcttcttctttgagcAAGTTATTGAATGAAGGTTTCCGTACTATCAATTCCAATTTCCTTCTTTTTATGAATAAATTCTTCAGTTTTCAGTAAGGACCACAATAGTCACACAATAGTAGCTGTCCACTTCACAGGCGATTACAGCTTAAACTCAGTCACCAACCCTAAGGCTAGATTAGATATCACTGTTGTTTATTGGGCAGTGTACTACAATGATGACATGGCCCTGGCTTGTTCTGATTTGAAAATCGACTCTTCATCATGCCAGGAAGAACATGCTTTCTGAAGTGGAATCCTTCATGGAGCAATTATCTAGTTTTTGTTCAGTTTTGATGTATGCAAGAAATTCAAAAACATGAAATTCATACTGTAGACGCTATTAGAATACACGTTAAATGACAGGACATATTCCATACGTGGTAACTCTGATGTCCCGTCGGTTGATCATGCTGCAGCAGATGCATAGTGAcgcaaatatttttctaatatacTATATAGAGCATACGAATTACTATTTTCCAGGACTAACTGAGCAAGAATTACTTCACTGGTGGAAACtgatttttggttggttggtttggggaaggagaccagacagcttggtcatcggtctgatcggattagggaaggattgggaaggaagtcggccgtgccctttcagaggaaccatcccggcatttgcctggagtgatttagggaaatcacggaaaacctaaatcaggatggccggacgcgggattgaaccgtcgtcctcccgaatgcgagtccagtgtctaaccagaaACTGATTTTTCCACGCGTCTTTATTCACCAGCTGTAGACTGCCCAAAATGAACCCGAACTTCCGACACTTCAGGATAGAGCTCAGTGCTCTGCTGGATATGATTTAGGGCGTACTAAGAGTTTCCTACAGAgttaaaaattccatttttttgcACAATATTACAAGTGACTCAGTCGTCTTCGTGAGATGTTTGGAGCTGTCTGGACCCCAACAGAACtgtgcacaaaaataaaattatcaattcgaatggttcaaatggctctgagcactatgggacttaacttctgaggtcatcagttccctagacttagaactacttaaatctaactaacctaaggacatcacactcatccatgcccgaagcaggattcgcacctgcgaccgtagcggtctcgcggttccagactgtagcgcctaggactgctcggccacagctgctggcTTATCAATTCGCCTCGTAGCCTGAAAATATTTTATCTACCAGTCACCCCTTGAACACCTCGGAAAAGTTCTGGACGTATTTCTATTGCGTCTGTGTAGTGAGAGAGAGGGCAGCAGATACACTTTTGACATTTCAGTGTTATAACCTGACCTTTGATTACGAAACTTTAGGAGCATGCTACGGCACTACTGATATCATAGAATCCAGACGTATTCACAATTGAGTCCCAGTGTCAACTCTACGGTGTGTATAAGGTTACCATATCCACGCTCATTCACACCATATGATGTCCTGCCACCGAAAGTCttactttttatcttttttttcagaTGCATTACAGAAACTGAATTTCGATTGTAAGAACTTCGTAGTAGAAGACATTTTAAACAGTACCTTGTACTGAATTTCGGAAGTTTGTTGGCTGGTTAAGAGCTTGTTTGGCATCAGAGTATCACAATATAAATCCCGAACATCCAAGACATAACATAATATTAGAAGAGAACCCAGCACACTACACTTACGTACCTTTGCAGTTTAAGATAATTTAAAGACTACGAGGTCCTGAAGGCTTGCTAGTTTTTATTAGGTAATTACAGGCTGAACACATCTGGAAAAAGAACACTGGGGAAAATACCAGCTAAGAGGGTTCGTATCATACTGAAATCCATCTGAAGTGGTTTCTAGTACAAAGAAATGGAACGGTTTAAATAGAACAAGTACTCGTCCTTCCAGATGCAGAACTAAGATGGACATGACTGTGGTCTGGAAGCGGGCCGTGATCTCTGGATGCTTCCCAAGTCAGGCTgcagatacagggttattacaaatgattgaagcgatttcacagctctacaataactttattatttgagatattttcacaatgctttgcacacacatacaaaaactcaaaaagtttttttaggcattcacaaatgttcgatatgtgcccctttagtgattcggcagacatcaagccgataatcaagttcctcccacactcggcgcagcatgtccccatcaatgagttcgaaagcatcgttgatgcgagctcgcagttctggcacgtttcttggtagaggaggtttaaacactgaatctttcacataaccccacagaaagaaatcgcatggggttaagtcgggagagcgtggaggtcatgacatgaattgctgatcattatctccaccacgaccgatccattggttttccaatctcctgtttaagaaatgccgaacatcatgatggaagtgcggtggagcaccatcctgttgaaagatgaagtcggcgctgtcggtctccagttgtggcatgagccaattttccagcatgtccagatacacgtgtcctgcaacgttttttcgcagaagaaaaaggggccgtaaactttaaactgtgagattgcacaaaacacgttaacttttggtgaattgcgaatttgctgcacgaatgcgtgaggattctctaccgcccagattcgcacattgtgtctgttcacttcaccattaaggaaaaaatgttgcttcatcactgaaaacaagtttcgcactgaacgcatcctcttccatgagctgttgcaactgcgccgaaaattcaaagcgtttaacttcgtcatcgggtgtcagggcttgtagcaattgtaaacggtaaggcttctggtttagccttttccgtaagattttccaaaccgtcggctgtggtacgtttagctccctgcttgctttattcgtcgacttccgcgggctacgcgtgaaacttgcccgcacgcgttcgaccgtttcttcgcttactgcaggccgacccgttgatttccccttacagaggcatccagaagctttaaactgcgcataccatcgccgaatggagttagcagttggtggatctttgttgaactttgtcctgaagtgtcgttgcactgttatgactgaccgatgtgagtgcatttcaagcacgacatacgcttctcggctcctgtcgccattttgtctcactgcgctctggagcgctctggcggcagaaacctgaagtgcggcttcagctgaacaaaactttatgagtttttctacgtatctgtagtgtgtcgtgaccatatgtcaatgaatggagctacagtgaatttatgaaatcgcttcaatcatttgtaatagccctgtatttgcttCAACAATGGCGGCAGGAGGTGTTCTAAGATTCGTGCTTTGTGTTTCAGTTGCTGGTGCTAGCGATGGCGGTGACGGTCGCCTTCTGCATCCCCGCAGACGTCGATCCACAGCCAGAGGAAGCCCAGGAGACGCTGGGAACCGCCGAGTCTGCGTGGGGCGGCCGCGGCTGGGGCGGCGGCTGGGGGGGCCGCGGCTGGGGCGGCAGAGGTTGGGGAGGCGGCTACGGGGGCAGAGGCTGGGGAGGCGGCTACGGGGGCAGAGGCTGGGGCGGCGGCTGGGGCGGCGGCGGATGGGGAGGCCGCGGCTGGCACTACGGCTGAAGCTGAAGCCTCACCTGCCACTGTTACTCACTCACTGTTGCTGCCAATAAACTGCTCTCTGCTTCCACTCTAAtttgtgtttgaattttgtatcacATGTCCCTCACTTGTTTCACCTCATACAGCCTCTAAAGATATGTCATACtctcaaaataagtatttctataTCCCATTACGTGCTGACTTTTTAGTGTTGCGATGTATGTATGTGGCTGGAATTTAATTTACTCGTATGACATACAATAAAGAGGAGCATAAACTAATAACTCAATAAGTATTACAACAAAGCACATATTCTACACATTGCTTTAGCTTATACTCAAAAACAAACTGCAAGGTCTTGGTACGGTTTAAGTTGTCTTACGTGATACAGATAGTCACT
This genomic stretch from Schistocerca cancellata isolate TAMUIC-IGC-003103 chromosome 5, iqSchCanc2.1, whole genome shotgun sequence harbors:
- the LOC126187425 gene encoding uncharacterized protein LOC126187425; amino-acid sequence: MFRLSLLVLAMAVTVAFCIPADVDPQPEEAQETLGTAESAWGGRGWGGGWGGRGWGGRGWGGGYGGRGWGGGYGGRGWGGGWGGGGWGGRGWHYG